The stretch of DNA AGGCATCGTCTTTAACGGAAAGGTCTGGAACGGCAGTCAAGGTATCGCAGGGGAATGGGGGCATAGTTTTCTGGACGACTCCGGTGGTTCCTGTTACTGCGGCGATGTGGGCTGTACGGAGACTATTCTTTCAGGGCCTGCCTTGGAGGAATATTATCAAAAAATCAGTGGGCAGTCACTTTCGCTAAAAGCAATCACCGAACGCCATAAGGCGGGTACCGACGAATTTGCCACGAAAACGATTGATCGGTTGTTGCATTTTTTTGCGAAGGGAATCGCGAATATCATTAATGTACTGGATCCGGATGCCATTGTTTTGGGTGGTGGTGTGGGCAATATAGATTTGTTATATACCGAAGGTGTAGCGCGCATCCAACCTTTTATTTTTAATCACAAGGTGAATACGCTTTTTTTAAAGCCTAAGCTGGGAGACAGCGCAGGTGTGTTTGGTGCGGCTTTATTGGTGGCCTGATATGAACTGCCGCTCCATTTGGTACTTATCAACAGTATGTTAATTATTTGCTTTAAAAAAGTACGCAATAAAATGTAGTTTTGTTGTTTGGGAATTATCCTATCGGTTTTATTTAGTATTTTGCCTATAACATTCACGAAAACCAGGTCTGAATATGAAATTTAGCGTTTCTTCTTCCGAATTGCTCAAGCAGCTGCAAATAGTAGGTGGTGCCATTGCTTCCAATCCCGTATTACCTATTTTGGAAGATTTCCTGTTTTCCATCAATAATAATAACCTTAGCATTTCCGCAACGGATTTGGAGACTTCGATCTCAACCGAGATTGAGGTCATGTCCGATAATGATGGTGAGGTAGCGGTTCCCGCAAAGATATTATTGGAAACCCTCAAAGCGCTTCCCCAACAACCTATTACTTTTTCGATCAATGATGAGAATTTCGGTATTGAAATTACATCTGCCTATGGAAAGTATCGTTTGGCAGGCGAGGATGGTAAAGATTTCCCTAATATTCCAGAACCAGACACGGTGGACACCATTGCGATTCAGGCTTCGGCACTCCAGCAAGGCATTTCCAAAACTTTGTTTGCCACCAGCAATGATGAACTTCGCCCTGCTATGACCGGCGTTTATTTTCAGATTGACTTTAATAAGCTCATTCTCGTTGCCACTGATGCACACAAACTAGTTAAGTATACTTTTGCCGATATTAGCAGTGAGGTTTCGACCTCCTTTATTATTCCTAAAAAGGCGCTCAATTTACTTCGGTCGGCATTGCCCGCCGGAGATGAAGTGAGTATTGCGTTCAATAAAGCCAATGCTTTTTTTTCCTTTGGTAAAACCCATTTGGTTTGCCGCTTAATCGATGCTCGTTATCCCGATTATAATGCGGTTATACCTGTAGATAATCCCAATACGCTTACTTTACAAAGGGTAGATTTTCAAAATTCCCTTAAGCGGATTGCCATTTATGCTAATAAAACGACCAATCAGGTTATTCTCAATATCCAGGATGGCAGTTTGACCATTTCTGCACAGGACCTCGATTTCTCGAATGAGGCCACTGAGCAGTTGGCTTGCACCTATGAAGGCGACCCGCTCAACATTGGTTTTAATGCCAAGTTTCTGGTAGAGATGTTGGGTGTTTTGGAGGCAGAGGAAGTGAAAATAGAATTATCTAATCCGACCCGAGCCGGTATCTTGTTGCCAACAGAGGAAAAGGATGGAGAAGAAATTTTAATGCTGGTCATGCCCGTCATGCTAAGCAATTAGGGACTGAGTCTAAAAAACAAGCTTTATGAAACACTTATTGGGGTTAGGTGTAGTAGCTTTTCTATTTGCTTGCCAACAAAATAAAACGACTTCGGCTGCTGGGGCCGAGGTACTTCCTAATACACCAGAAACGGTCGTTCGACAATACCAGGCATTGATGGATAGCAACCTCTTTGATAGAGCTGCACTGCTCAGTACAGGCGAAGGTAAGGCTATGCTCGATGTGTTGGCAGAAATTATGGCAGGCGACCCACCTGATTCGTCGATCATTCATACAGATTTTTTGAAACTAGATTGTGTAGTGGAGGTAGATACTGCCCATTGTACTTGTTTGTTAAAAGATGAATATGAGGCATATGAGTCGCTCTTCAAATTAATAAAAATAAATGGTCAATGGTTGGTTGATGCACCAGAAGAAGAAGATATGGAAATGTCAGAAGAAGAGTGGATGGAAGAAGGGAAGGATGAAGATACGCAGTAATAAGCATGAAAAAAATAGGATTATTTTTTGGCTCGTTCAACCCTGTTCATGTGGGGCATATGATCATTGCCAATTTCATGGCCACCCAAACGGATCTCGACCAGGTTTGGTTGGTTGTTTCTCCTCAAAATCCGCTGAAAACAAAATCTACCCTTGCCCCAGACTATGATCG from Saprospiraceae bacterium encodes:
- a CDS encoding ROK family protein, which codes for MEPVWGIDLGGTKIEGVILRDSQNIEVLHRLRIPTEKEKGYEHIIHQIELLLSKLTAASGLKPERIGIATPGTIDPHTTLMKNSNTTCLNGRPFREDVEKQLGIPVKMANDANCFAIAEANLGVVKEHLPHAQLVFGVIMGTGVGGGIVFNGKVWNGSQGIAGEWGHSFLDDSGGSCYCGDVGCTETILSGPALEEYYQKISGQSLSLKAITERHKAGTDEFATKTIDRLLHFFAKGIANIINVLDPDAIVLGGGVGNIDLLYTEGVARIQPFIFNHKVNTLFLKPKLGDSAGVFGAALLVA
- the dnaN gene encoding DNA polymerase III subunit beta, producing the protein MKFSVSSSELLKQLQIVGGAIASNPVLPILEDFLFSINNNNLSISATDLETSISTEIEVMSDNDGEVAVPAKILLETLKALPQQPITFSINDENFGIEITSAYGKYRLAGEDGKDFPNIPEPDTVDTIAIQASALQQGISKTLFATSNDELRPAMTGVYFQIDFNKLILVATDAHKLVKYTFADISSEVSTSFIIPKKALNLLRSALPAGDEVSIAFNKANAFFSFGKTHLVCRLIDARYPDYNAVIPVDNPNTLTLQRVDFQNSLKRIAIYANKTTNQVILNIQDGSLTISAQDLDFSNEATEQLACTYEGDPLNIGFNAKFLVEMLGVLEAEEVKIELSNPTRAGILLPTEEKDGEEILMLVMPVMLSN